One Parasphingorhabdus cellanae genomic region harbors:
- a CDS encoding class I adenylate-forming enzyme family protein, giving the protein MTKIEPIAYLEQPFGHLADLINAHAANQPDRFALDDGEEKLTWAETAALVNRVAAQLQADGLAKGQAVSILGTTTIRYAIAYLAAIVAGGCAAPLTTSATPKQLANMMADSGAMHLFVDSAKRAELFESGIDLPPIQHIMMDLAKDDAPSMDDWMANEGAKPKDPDVGPKDPFNIIYSSGTTGTPKGIVQSRQMRWYQMAVGENSGYGGPGQVSLFSTPLYSNTTLGIFVATVAYGGTSILMRKFDCQRWLELAQENRATHTMLVPVQYQRLMDFEGFNDYDLSHFTHKYCTSAPFSAELKAEVIQRMPGGLIEIYSMTEGGVVCILLAHAFPDKLHTVGIAWGGSEVITVDEDLNRLPPGEMGELVGRSQTMMSGYQNQPEKTEEASWYDENGDRWQRMGDIGRVDEDGFITLMGRSKDMIISGGFNIYPRDLEEALMAQSDVADAAVVGIDSKQWGETPVGFVVTEEGISLDLEALKEATNAELGKTQRLSELYLIDELPRSHIGKILKTELRDIAQQAAPVATD; this is encoded by the coding sequence ATGACAAAAATTGAACCTATCGCCTATCTTGAACAACCATTTGGTCATCTTGCCGATCTGATCAATGCGCATGCCGCCAATCAGCCCGACCGTTTTGCCCTGGATGACGGCGAAGAAAAACTGACTTGGGCGGAAACAGCCGCATTGGTCAACCGTGTCGCTGCGCAGCTTCAGGCGGACGGTCTGGCAAAGGGGCAGGCCGTTTCGATTCTCGGGACGACAACCATCCGTTACGCCATCGCCTATCTGGCTGCCATAGTTGCCGGCGGTTGCGCGGCCCCATTGACAACTTCCGCAACACCAAAACAGCTGGCCAATATGATGGCTGATAGTGGAGCGATGCATTTATTTGTGGATAGCGCCAAGCGAGCGGAACTTTTTGAGAGCGGAATAGACTTGCCGCCGATCCAGCATATCATGATGGATTTGGCAAAAGATGACGCTCCGTCGATGGACGACTGGATGGCAAATGAAGGCGCTAAGCCGAAAGACCCCGACGTTGGCCCCAAAGATCCATTCAACATCATCTATTCCAGCGGCACCACTGGCACACCCAAAGGCATAGTACAAAGCCGCCAGATGCGCTGGTACCAAATGGCTGTCGGCGAAAACTCCGGCTATGGTGGGCCGGGCCAAGTCTCGCTGTTCTCCACGCCGCTTTATTCCAATACGACGCTGGGTATTTTTGTCGCAACCGTTGCCTATGGCGGGACATCTATTCTTATGCGCAAGTTTGATTGCCAGCGCTGGCTGGAACTGGCGCAGGAAAACCGCGCGACACATACCATGCTGGTCCCTGTGCAATATCAGAGGTTGATGGATTTTGAAGGCTTTAACGATTATGATCTCAGTCACTTCACTCATAAATATTGCACCAGTGCGCCTTTTTCGGCCGAACTAAAGGCAGAAGTGATCCAGCGCATGCCCGGCGGGTTGATCGAGATTTACTCAATGACGGAGGGCGGGGTGGTCTGCATCCTTCTGGCACATGCTTTTCCAGACAAGCTGCACACGGTCGGTATAGCCTGGGGCGGCAGTGAAGTGATCACGGTCGACGAAGACCTGAATCGCCTGCCGCCTGGCGAGATGGGCGAATTGGTCGGGCGCTCCCAGACGATGATGAGTGGGTACCAGAACCAGCCGGAGAAAACCGAAGAAGCGAGCTGGTATGATGAAAATGGCGATCGCTGGCAGCGTATGGGTGATATTGGCCGGGTCGACGAAGATGGTTTCATCACCCTGATGGGCCGCTCCAAGGACATGATTATCTCCGGCGGATTTAACATTTATCCGCGCGATCTTGAAGAAGCATTGATGGCTCAGTCCGATGTGGCTGATGCTGCGGTTGTGGGTATCGATTCCAAGCAATGGGGTGAGACACCAGTGGGTTTTGTTGTGACGGAAGAGGGCATTTCGCTGGATTTGGAAGCCTTGAAAGAGGCGACCAATGCTGAACTCGGCAAGACGCAGCGCCTGTCCGAACTCTACCTGATCGATGAATTGCCGCGCAGCCATATTGGCAAGATTCTGAAAACCGAATTGCGCGATATAGCCCAGCAAGCGGCGCCAGTGGCCACCGATTAA
- a CDS encoding PEP-CTERM sorting domain-containing protein (PEP-CTERM proteins occur, often in large numbers, in the proteomes of bacteria that also encode an exosortase, a predicted intramembrane cysteine proteinase. The presence of a PEP-CTERM domain at a protein's C-terminus predicts cleavage within the sorting domain, followed by covalent anchoring to some some component of the (usually Gram-negative) cell surface. Many PEP-CTERM proteins exhibit an unusual sequence composition that includes large numbers of potential glycosylation sites. Expression of one such protein has been shown restore the ability of a bacterium to form floc, a type of biofilm.), translating to MRKITIATLTAIGLAAAYATPASAGVIDYAATNYTGGSCKHGLYTGNTGRGCNRRYSFQDGTTFSHDTDAQTATLTGTAINGAGQVATLDLNFSNFLETIDGTNFDYKNGGGNFNPATDTPDIDFFTSGSGTISIDGAIYTVNPNDPFAGNTTLQFGNGANDKNKKFGGSAWLNILNPHGHAVKHWDINFNLDKIASEVPEPGTLGLLGLAVGGLWAGTRRRKALAA from the coding sequence ATGCGCAAGATTACTATAGCAACTTTGACCGCCATTGGCCTGGCCGCCGCTTATGCGACGCCGGCATCTGCAGGTGTTATTGATTACGCCGCAACCAACTACACTGGCGGCTCTTGTAAGCATGGTCTTTATACCGGTAACACCGGTCGCGGCTGCAATCGCAGATACTCGTTTCAGGACGGCACGACGTTCAGCCACGATACCGACGCGCAGACAGCGACGTTGACAGGAACCGCAATCAATGGAGCCGGGCAGGTAGCAACCCTGGACCTAAACTTCAGCAATTTTTTGGAAACCATCGACGGTACGAATTTTGACTATAAAAATGGTGGCGGCAATTTTAATCCTGCTACCGACACACCGGATATAGATTTTTTCACCAGCGGATCAGGAACAATCAGCATTGATGGGGCGATTTACACGGTGAACCCCAATGATCCTTTTGCTGGCAACACAACATTACAGTTCGGCAATGGCGCGAATGATAAGAACAAGAAATTTGGTGGTTCGGCTTGGCTAAATATTCTGAACCCTCATGGTCACGCGGTTAAACATTGGGATATTAACTTCAATCTCGACAAAATCGCATCTGAAGTTCCAGAGCCTGGCACTTTGGGTCTTCTTGGTTTGGCAGTTGGCGGTTTATGGGCAGGAACCCGGCGGCGCAAGGCGCTCGCTGCCTGA
- a CDS encoding dicarboxylate/amino acid:cation symporter → MPIPTLPELPRIHLGQQSAKMRSWIRTRLWAQVIVALILGIATGLLLGPEGGLVSAETARWLGAWLALPGQLFLGLIAMVLVPLVFASIIGGLTGSGSGEALKRIGLRFAGFVLATTFAAAAIGITLASILRPGSGLVGSLTTASDTAIPEGEPASFDLGKAPEIISGILPNNPTASIVQGDLMAIVAFALLVGIAATQVTRDRIAPFLSVLDALLSICMTIVKWAMYLAPLAVFGMMAQLVMRIGLNTLIGVSAYVGTVLLGLFLLFLLYLIILTIFARVGPIAFFKNTGETLLLAFSTSSSTAVMPSTVQSAKKLGVPREVANLVAPLGATMNMAGTALYQSVAILFLAQMSGIELSGGQIILMTVTLVASSIGAPGTPGVSIAILVSVAAGFGIPADGMVIVMGVDRLLDMSRTSVNVAGDLTASTLLRNVAIPMPEQPAEQSV, encoded by the coding sequence ATGCCGATACCCACGCTTCCCGAGTTGCCGCGCATTCATCTCGGCCAGCAATCCGCCAAGATGCGCAGCTGGATCCGGACCCGGCTTTGGGCACAGGTTATCGTTGCACTCATTCTCGGTATTGCCACGGGCCTGTTGCTCGGTCCCGAAGGCGGTCTGGTTTCGGCCGAGACAGCACGCTGGCTTGGCGCTTGGTTAGCGCTTCCCGGGCAGCTGTTCCTCGGCCTCATCGCAATGGTGTTGGTACCACTCGTCTTTGCCTCGATCATCGGCGGGTTGACCGGCAGCGGATCTGGCGAAGCCTTGAAGCGGATTGGCCTGCGCTTCGCAGGCTTCGTTCTGGCGACAACCTTCGCTGCCGCGGCGATCGGCATTACGCTGGCGAGCATTTTACGGCCGGGATCAGGCCTCGTTGGGTCACTCACCACTGCCTCAGATACGGCAATACCGGAAGGCGAGCCAGCGTCCTTTGATCTCGGTAAAGCGCCGGAGATTATTTCCGGTATTCTGCCCAACAATCCAACCGCGTCCATCGTACAGGGTGACCTCATGGCGATTGTGGCTTTTGCGTTGCTGGTGGGCATTGCCGCGACACAAGTCACCCGCGACCGGATCGCGCCGTTCCTCTCGGTTCTGGATGCGCTGCTGTCCATTTGTATGACGATCGTCAAATGGGCGATGTATCTCGCGCCGCTCGCTGTCTTCGGCATGATGGCACAGCTGGTTATGCGGATCGGCCTGAATACGTTGATCGGGGTTTCCGCTTATGTCGGCACTGTCCTTCTTGGCCTGTTCCTGCTGTTTCTTTTATACCTTATTATTCTTACCATTTTCGCCCGGGTCGGACCGATCGCGTTTTTCAAAAATACCGGAGAGACGTTGTTACTCGCTTTTTCCACATCGAGTTCCACTGCGGTCATGCCGAGCACCGTACAATCGGCCAAAAAGCTGGGCGTACCGCGCGAAGTCGCAAATCTGGTCGCGCCGCTGGGTGCAACCATGAACATGGCCGGGACAGCCCTTTATCAAAGCGTTGCAATTCTGTTTTTAGCCCAAATGTCTGGGATCGAATTAAGCGGAGGACAAATCATATTGATGACCGTGACTCTCGTTGCCTCTTCCATCGGCGCACCGGGAACGCCGGGCGTTAGCATTGCCATTCTGGTCAGCGTAGCGGCCGGATTTGGTATCCCTGCGGACGGGATGGTTATCGTCATGG